The window AAGACTTCTTAGTGATAGTTGTCAGTATTTCCCGTGCTGCACAGCAAACAATAACTTTTGATATCTAATTCGACACACTTTATTTTCCAAATTGTAAACAAATGTGGTGTAAAACAGCGCTGATGTTGCTGCCATGGTGAAGTGTCCATCATAACCAAtcatattaaaataattttcatTTTGGATATAATTTGACCTTGTTTCTGTTATTATTTCAGAGCCACAAGAAAACCCCAGGAAGGAGATCCTGTTTATTTTAATACCTGCAGTTGCCATCCCATTGGTTATCGCTTGCCTTTTCTTTCTGGTTTGCTTGTGTCGCAATAAACACAAGGCTTCAAATGACACACCACCTCGTTCCCAGCTCAGCAGCTCACCCTCCCAGGACACGGAGCTGTCGCCCCTGAATCATCAAAAACAACAGgtagcaataataataacaaggtAACATTAAATATGGTCACAGTAAATGTGATTTACATACATTTGTTTAAGTATTGTTGAATTCTGGTGGCCAGAGTCTTTGGTGACATGTATTTATTGTTTCATGGCTGCAGGCGAAGCTGCGTGAGATTAACATGTCAGCAGTGCGATTTATGGAGGGGCTCGGTGAGGACCGGTTTGGCAAGGTGTACAAGGGCCACCTATATGGCACAGTACCTGGTGAGCAGACCCAAGTGGTGGCCATAAAAACTTTAAAGGACAAGGTAGATTCTGCTCTTTGTGAGGAATTTCACCATGAAGCTATGGTCCGTTTCCATCTGCAGCACCCAAacattgtttgtttgcttggcGTGGTCACCAAAGAGCAGCCAATGAGCATGATTTTCACCTATTCCAGCCTTGGTGACTTGCATGAGTATCTGGTAATGCGCTCCCCTAACTCAGATGTTGGCAGCTCAGATGATGACAAGACAATCAAATCCACTCTAGAGCAAGCTGATTTTATTCATGTTATCACCCAGATTGCTTCTGGAATGGAGTACCTTTCCAGCCACCAGATAGTCCATAAAGACCTTGCTGCTCGAAACATTCTTGTGTTTGAAAAACTCGGTATCAAAATCCTGGATCTTGGGCTATTCAGAGATGTTTACTCTGCTGATTACTACAGTCTCATGGGAACAAGTCCTTTCCCTATTCGTTGGATGTCCCCAGAAGCTATTAAGCATGGCAAATTCTCCACCGACTCTGACATCTGGTCTTATGGAGTGTTGCTGTGGGAGATATTCAGTTATGGTCTTCAGCCATATTGTGGCTACTCTAACCAGGATGTAATTGACATGGTGCGCAGCCACCAGTTACTGCCCTGTCCAGATGACTGCCCGTCCTGGATTTACACCCTTATGTTGGAGTGTTGGAGTGAAGTCCCAGCCCGGAGAACTCGCTTCAAAGACATCCATGCACGTCTGCGCTCCTGGGAGAGCCTGTCCAACTATAATGGCTCTGCTCAGGTGTCTGGCACTAGCAATAATACTACCCAGACCAGCTCTCTTAGCACCAGCCCTGTTAGCAACCTTAGCATAAATACAACAAGTGCATCAAGATACACCAGCCCTAAAAAGAGCTCACCATTCCATCAGCCCCAATTCATGCCAATAAAGGGTCAACTACATCGGCCAATGGTGCCCCCACAGCTCTACATCCCTGTCAATGGATATCACCCAATTCCAGCTTACCCATACCTGCAGAACTTTTACCCCATGCAAATACCGATGGCAATGCCACACCAGCAGATCCACCACCCACAACAAATGGTTACCAAAGCAGGTTCTCAGCATAGTGGCAGTGGATCCACATCTACAGGATATGTGACCACTATCCCTTCCAACACTTCTGCCACAGAGAGAACAGCAATGGTAAATGAGGACTCTAAGACCAACGATGAAGAATTGGCTGATGGGGCATCAGAGGAAGGACTGAACCAAAATGAGGACTTGGCAGTGCCAGAAACAGAATTACTAGGTGAAAGTGAGGCTCCTCAGACTGAAGAATTGGTGATCCACTTGTCTGACACATAAGTGAAGGACAGTAGATCTGAAATAATATGCCAGCTGTGCTATTTTTGCCCAAAATTCTATGAACACATTGAATGAAGGGAACCATTTTTCCACAACAGTGAATAAATGTCTTTGTATATGATGTCCCATGTTTGTACCTCTCAAACCCCTGTGTAAGTGATGAAGTAAAATGAATTGTGCTATtcctcttttttaaatgttgccaTTTGGAAGAAGTGATATTCTTTCAGTTTCTGTGGAACATAAAACTTGTTCTTAACTTTAGAAAAGTATTTTAGAATTTTTCTTTACAATGGTAGATTGTTTACCTTCTGTAATGCTCCCGGTGTTACCAGATTTTAATTTTCACGTGCCAGTGAGACAGTTTGTGTGGAGTGTAATATGGATGATGATCTTGCCGTCAGTGCCACCATTAACTCTTGGATGCCATACCTTCGACTTACTAATGGAAACTGATTGTTAAACGAAGGCTGAGAAGATTCCTAAATGACTTTGTTCattgaaatgaaaaaatgtatatttgatAACTCAGAAGTGAAAAGTTTCTACTGTGCTGAACAAGTGTTTTGCTTATGTGCAACTCTTGTACCCCCAATTTTTAAGCTTGCTTTTTATGTTATCATTGTATTGTCTGACAATGCAGAACAACAGTTTTATGGTGTATAGAACTGATTcagaattgattttttttttcattaaaatggtTGCGTATAACACACATTTCCATCCATCAAAACAATAAAGGTTTACACCTGTATTTTGATAATTTTCAGGCCAGAGACAGTTTTTATTCCACATGACACGTGTTCCATGAATTTGGTACTGTTAACATTAACTTTTATACCCAGCTGAATAGATCTGTAATTTATTactttggtttgatttttttttttaggtttttttttttagcttttttttttttttagcttttttttttttacaggaaaagATGGATAAGCTTGGTGTTAGTCCTTTCCACCaagtttgctttgttaaagCTGTTTTCTGCTAAACAGTATGTGAATATCAAATAAAGTCTTATGAATCAAATTATGCCAGTCTTTCATCACATGGatcacttgtttgtttgtttttttattttgtcatcaCACATTCAAAGTTCAAACACTACAGATTTTAGACACTTTAGACCTAAAATTAATGCACATTTATTAGTCAAAAACATGCATTTGTGCTAGTAAACGTATAACAAGTGTAACAACCTGAAAGTCTCCATGTGGCAGTGAGAACATTGAGCTTAACAAGTAAGGTCCAGTTATTTGTTTTAACAAACCTTTCAAGCAAATCTTCTAGTCTATTTGTAGGATTGTTGGCTGTCCACTCAAGAAGTTCAGAATACAAAAAGCAGAACAGGAGATTTTTGACTACCTGACTTCTGTCTGTATTAAGAGTGGCCTTTGGTGTCATATTTCAGTTGCAGCACATGTTAATTGATTTTGTAACACCAAGACTTTATTATTTGAGACTGCTGTTAAGCAGGTCAAAAATGAAATTTCATGCTCATCCGAGGCTACATATATACAAAACCCGATTTACTTCAAACCAGATCATTTCTCATATGTAGGAAAAGGTAAATTCATtaaatgaaacttaaaggaTCTTTGGCTCACGTCTTCATCTGGATGGTACAGCATAACCAGGTTAAGacatctctaaaaaaaaaagatatttttgagtgtttttcagtgtttttaattatttgttttaattttgtttatttttcattgttcacTGTGGCCTGGTAAACATTTTATCAATATATATTTCATAAGGCCATCgttaaatatttacaagaaATCAGGCATTATACAGTGTGTAAACTTCAGTCCAGTGTGATTTGGATGCTCAGCAGAAAATGTAGCCAGATATCAGCTGGGTTTAGATacatttcagataaaataacCTTTGTTAGTCCCAGAGTTGGGAAATTCAAATTGTTACTGCAGCAGAGTACACAAGGCAGGaacaaatgaacacacacagcatacCTAACAGCAATAATGCTATGCAAAAATAGAAGAATTATAGACTAAGAAATAGATATGTACTTATATATGTAagtctatatatctatatctatagccatctatatatatctacatACATATACTTATATATGATGTAATAATACAGATTACTATTAgaagaatgaaacatttcataGTGCAGTGGTTGGGTGTTAATAGGTATTAACAGGTATTGCACACTGACATATGTAAATACcccagtgtgtgcatatgtggtgtacattcactgctgttgtgcagtgtacagtctgacagcagctggagggaaaGGCCTCCAAAATGTCCACTTGGCACAttgtgggtgcagcagcctgTCACTGAAGGGACTGTTTAGTGTTGTCAGGGTGAcctgtatggggtgggagctgttatctACAGGgataactacctccactgggtcaagagggcatcccagaacagagctagttttcttgatgAACCTGTTCAACTTCTTcctatccccagcagaccacaccataaaacatggacaataccaccacTGCGTCcgagaaggtcttcaggagctctccctgctcccttccaaAAGAGTTCTCTTTTGCAAATACAACCGTCTttatccttttgtgtagatggactctctgttgttactccagatCCGTTTATTAGTCagatcacttatatgagtcagctatcttaatgcccattctctggatgttcactggtgtaggtggagtccactacctgctccttggttttcagagtgttgatctggaagtggttctgctggcaccagttgacaaagtcctcagtcagttctctgtattccctgttgtcctgttgtcagtaaagtacaccgtgaggagatgctctcattgcccactcattattttaaaatagagatagcctacatagttcatacatatgAGAGACTATTATAAGCCAATTAGGAGAAAGcgttaaatgagctgtgggccactgctggcactgtcatcacattggagggtcactttagtgtttaagtagtataaaaatgtttgtttttaaacaagaaaaaactcataatatttcagaaaatgtagtgttttgtttgttttaattttcaaatattgtataacaagGTACAATCTGTTATAAGGCCTCCATTGGAAAATTGTGTATTTGGAATATAATACCAACATGTAATTTGAAGATAACATATAGTATTTCAGTGACCAAATAGTATTTGGGTAAAAGTtactgaatagtgttggaataaagtgtgaaaattgtgaaggattaaaatatccAGGAGCTCAAATTGAATATTTTGTTTCAATCaaattttatcaacacaaattgcacaggtttattgaatatgaataacttgtgttaattcaCCTCAATTGTTTAAGCtcctgccaaagcaaaacatctgtgtgcaaccaatgtccactattgaattaagtaaacccaacatgttttttttcagtgcataatcacatttagtgtaataaactattaaaccagaattacatattaggatttagccaagtgttaggatgtaatgcagagtagtatttctggtaggcttgttttgatatgcctgttttcattttattttctaaattttaaagaaggctttagaaaggtcaaaataaatcttctgtaaGGGAGTATCAGCTATTCTAGTAGAATTTattttaccaatgcaagggtgcattagtaccttgtaatacaacatatgtatttcataaagggcgaacacaaatttccaaagagacttcctggcagctgccattttaagtataacctctggtacgggcacattcagtttgcaacagctatacaacagtggcctctagaggtgtttacacactatgaccaaatcagacaatgcaaTACAACACGCAGGTCGCCCCAATGAATTGATTAAGCTGgtagcagtgacttgttaacttatcatttgtcaagcatatctcccatgaatgatatgaaataatttagagacataccacactgtaagaAATGTACATAAAAATTACAGTTAATAACTGTAAAATGGCAACGGAAAATTACCATTAaatcaaaaaaaataattgattgTAATATGGACATTACATTTCTGTAAATTGAAAAACGGTgatttgcctttatttttacactcctaatatgttgaaaatatattaatgtaCTGTAATATGGCCCATTGTAtttgaaaacaacaggaaaaatctGTAACATTATTTACAATTAATCACCCTACAATTTACATAATAACTCTGTATGAATGACAATCtttcctgcttttttcatttgaatttacgATTTACAACTGTATATTAATTACCTAAAACATACCatacttttaattttaacaaaatgtgaaaacattgtTAGAATTAATGTGAAAGTTAcggtgaaatgtttttaatatcaATAACCTCAGGCTGTTTGATAAAACAGTATATGTTAACAGTACATACAAACAATtactactaataaaaaaaatgtatatttctttAAGTTCTAGAGTCTTACCAAGTATATCACagttacaatgaaaaaaaaattttttgtgTTATAGGGAGGTTTAAATCATGGATTTATCAGTGTTCAGTCCGTGTTCAATCTGTTTGACTGTGATACCACcttctgaaattaaaattaattgatcaaaatgaaatacaaaaaaacaatgaaataatgttaataaaTTGGTGTAGTTTTCAAGGTCAAGAGCAGTCAACGAATGTATTATAAAAGCTGTAACAATCAGTTTCCTTAAAGTCCATGCACGTTTGGGAGAAAATGCATCATGTGTCTAAAccgtcatatatatatatatatatatatatatatatatatatatatatatatatatatatatatacatgaacTTAGACGAGGAGGCTACTATGTTGTCAGAAATAGCTGTCTGACTTTGAGGTACTGCAACAGCAGAGGGCACCAATACTCCTTGGAAGCGCCAAATATTTAAAACCAAACCAACGAAGAAGAAGATAGCGCCACTTCTAACGGTCCAGACCGGACGGTCAGACAGACTCCTGCTCAGCAAGGGAGCCCAGCAGCAGCCTGCACCGAACCAACAACCTTCTCTTTCAATGTAAGTATATCATTACACTTGAAACGTATATCAGCTGTAACCATAGTTCGCTTAGTTTTCTTGTTGCGTTGAAAGCGTTCCTCTGTTACAGGCTTCGCCTTCAGTCCTGTTTGTTTCTGGAAAGTTCATGCTAATGCAGCAGGTTGAAGATTTTAGCTAGCTTTACTGTGAAACAAACGCCAGTTTAATTTACCAAAAGCAGCTAAAGACAGTGTTCCTTTTTGATTTCTGTGCCAAGTCAGTGAAGTCACTGAGGGGTTATGTATTTTATTGCGACCTGCTTCTGCCATCCTGACCATTGtagaggaaattaaaaaaaaaatatgagttGGGTCAGTCATATACTCTGAATAAGCTCACTACACTTcttaaaactaaaacaacattATCTGCTGAGGGTATTTCCAAGCTTTGTGAGGCAGTCAAGGGATCCAGAAATGTGTAACAGGTGAGGAATCAGCTGAGTCTTCATCAGATATAGTGTGTGACTTTAGTGATGGTCAGATATTCaaaagtagtattttttttttttttttttttttttaccaaaatcCATTATGTTTCAAACTACTGCTATACCAAAATGCCTTTGAAGTTGTTCATCCTTTACGTTATGGtaataaatagataaaactgtatttaaagGAACCTTGTTTTGCATGCTGTAGATAATTTGGGCTTACATTGCACTGGTGGCCTCTGCTTTAGTGGTACACAACATTTCTGTAGATACTGTTTAATGACGCAATCTGTTTTTCAGGGTGGTGATCCAAATCAGTGTGGAGCAGAATGCAccatagagatgtacaactctcCTGTTGAACACCTCAAGACTGAAGGTACACCAGATATAAAAGGAGTTAAGTTTGAGTCAGTTTTcaactgtttaaaatattttcacatctgTCAGCCAGGTTTGCCATTTTGATTAGGACACAAGATTTTATGGAATTTTGTCATGTGATGTTGCGCTGTTTCATAAattttttgtgaataaaaaaaaaaagaatggttcACCTACTCCATTCTGAATTGGAGCATCAAACAGTTTAAATACTCTGACTCTGATACCTCTTCAAAGCCGTGTGAGATCAGTCCTCAAACAAACTCTCAGCACAGTTAATATAAAACTGGAACTTTTTAAGGCTGTTGCCTCTCATGATTGATGACGTGGTGGAATGGAAGATGGAGCAGATGATTTTTACCCCACTGCATCCAATCGCGCATGTGCGAAGCCACTGCTGGCTGTGATgcgcagcagcagaagaaaaggacCTGTGAGGCTCAGTAACAGAGATTTTATTAGAAAACTACAGATGTTTTGCgctgaaaaatataatttttttcccaGTGCATCATGATAActtcatttcagtttgtttcttttcatcaaCAAATAAAGGAGGTTACATATAAGCTACTTTTTTATAGCTCAAAACTTGTCTGAACACAAACTGCACTTTTTGGTCCACTGTGATGTATGTGGCTGAAGAAAACaaattgctgttatttttaggttgtacagtcctgatcaaaagttttagaccatttgaaaaatggcaaaaaatcatatttgcaTGGTTGCATCTTAAGAAGGTTCCAAGtacagcttcaacatgcaacaagaagaaatatgAGTaaggcaaaacattttttgagcatgcaatttattaaaaacaacgcttaaactgaaacaggctgttttattCTACcttgttttattgatttcaacGATGACATACAAATTTAGCAACTACAAGGTTAATCTTGATTTCAGAACAATTGTATGACCATTATACCCTCCAACCCCCCCAACCCGAATTCTCCCCCTATCAGGTCCACACTAGACAAGACACGGCAGAGAGCCagtctc is drawn from Pelmatolapia mariae isolate MD_Pm_ZW linkage group LG7, Pm_UMD_F_2, whole genome shotgun sequence and contains these coding sequences:
- the ror2 gene encoding tyrosine-protein kinase transmembrane receptor ROR2 isoform X1, translated to MVTFLRSLLWILVLSPSLKCEDNLGLSVGIGGVAEAQSGAAPTVEGYFLEFQEPVNNITLFQGQTATLHCKVAGNPRPSIRWLKNDAPVVQEQGRITIRKTEAGSKLRIQDLDTTDTGYYQCVASNSVKVISATGVLYVKLGQMPTRGPAEPSREKHFCQPYRGIACARFIGNRSIYVESLQMQGESENRITAALTMIGTSTHLSDQCSEFAIPSFCYYVFPLCDEQSRGPRRRQLCRDECEALENDLCLAEYTIARSNPMLLMQLELPSCHLLPQPGTPAAASCMRIGVPPEKLGSYSPSDHSCYNGSGVDYRGTISITKSGHYCQSWSAQYPHSHHLSQEYPELWGSQNFCRNPGGLMQAPWCFTLDPLVRVDLCEIQPCKPQENPRKEILFILIPAVAIPLVIACLFFLVCLCRNKHKASNDTPPRSQLSSSPSQDTELSPLNHQKQQAKLREINMSAVRFMEGLGEDRFGKVYKGHLYGTVPGEQTQVVAIKTLKDKVDSALCEEFHHEAMVRFHLQHPNIVCLLGVVTKEQPMSMIFTYSSLGDLHEYLVMRSPNSDVGSSDDDKTIKSTLEQADFIHVITQIASGMEYLSSHQIVHKDLAARNILVFEKLGIKILDLGLFRDVYSADYYSLMGTSPFPIRWMSPEAIKHGKFSTDSDIWSYGVLLWEIFSYGLQPYCGYSNQDVIDMVRSHQLLPCPDDCPSWIYTLMLECWSEVPARRTRFKDIHARLRSWESLSNYNGSAQVSGTSNNTTQTSSLSTSPVSNLSINTTSASRYTSPKKSSPFHQPQFMPIKGQLHRPMVPPQLYIPVNGYHPIPAYPYLQNFYPMQIPMAMPHQQIHHPQQMVTKAGSQHSGSGSTSTGYVTTIPSNTSATERTAMVNEDSKTNDEELADGASEEGLNQNEDLAVPETELLGESEAPQTEELVIHLSDT
- the ror2 gene encoding tyrosine-protein kinase transmembrane receptor ROR2 isoform X2; this translates as MVTFLRSLLWILVLSPSLKCEGYFLEFQEPVNNITLFQGQTATLHCKVAGNPRPSIRWLKNDAPVVQEQGRITIRKTEAGSKLRIQDLDTTDTGYYQCVASNSVKVISATGVLYVKLGQMPTRGPAEPSREKHFCQPYRGIACARFIGNRSIYVESLQMQGESENRITAALTMIGTSTHLSDQCSEFAIPSFCYYVFPLCDEQSRGPRRRQLCRDECEALENDLCLAEYTIARSNPMLLMQLELPSCHLLPQPGTPAAASCMRIGVPPEKLGSYSPSDHSCYNGSGVDYRGTISITKSGHYCQSWSAQYPHSHHLSQEYPELWGSQNFCRNPGGLMQAPWCFTLDPLVRVDLCEIQPCKPQENPRKEILFILIPAVAIPLVIACLFFLVCLCRNKHKASNDTPPRSQLSSSPSQDTELSPLNHQKQQAKLREINMSAVRFMEGLGEDRFGKVYKGHLYGTVPGEQTQVVAIKTLKDKVDSALCEEFHHEAMVRFHLQHPNIVCLLGVVTKEQPMSMIFTYSSLGDLHEYLVMRSPNSDVGSSDDDKTIKSTLEQADFIHVITQIASGMEYLSSHQIVHKDLAARNILVFEKLGIKILDLGLFRDVYSADYYSLMGTSPFPIRWMSPEAIKHGKFSTDSDIWSYGVLLWEIFSYGLQPYCGYSNQDVIDMVRSHQLLPCPDDCPSWIYTLMLECWSEVPARRTRFKDIHARLRSWESLSNYNGSAQVSGTSNNTTQTSSLSTSPVSNLSINTTSASRYTSPKKSSPFHQPQFMPIKGQLHRPMVPPQLYIPVNGYHPIPAYPYLQNFYPMQIPMAMPHQQIHHPQQMVTKAGSQHSGSGSTSTGYVTTIPSNTSATERTAMVNEDSKTNDEELADGASEEGLNQNEDLAVPETELLGESEAPQTEELVIHLSDT